agaaagaaagtcaacAATGCTCACataaatgacttgaaacgttcaaaagtaacaatacattaaaatgtattgaaaattaaataaccaaaatcagccattacttttgagttgttgattcacagaattataaaaaaaaaaaaaaaaaaaaaaaactactgaaatagggctggataaaaatgatggtacccataaattaatattttgttgcacaaccttttgaggcaatcactgcaatgaaacggtttctgtatttgtcaatgagccttctgcacctgtccacaggtatttttgcccactcctcatgagcaaactgctccagttgtctcaggtttgacgggtgtcttctccaaatggcatgtttcagctccttccacagatgttcaatgggattcagatctgggctcatagaaggccacttcagaatagtccaacgcttttctctgagccattcttgggtgtttttggctgtttattttggatcgttgtcctgttggaggacccatgacctgcgaatgagaccaagctttccgacactaggcagcacatttctatccagaatgccttgataatctggagatttcatttgaccttgcacaacttcaagacaccctgtgacagatgcagcaaagcagccccaaaacagaactgagcatCCTCCATGTTCACAGtcgggacagtgttcttttccttgtatgcttcatttttgagtctacgaacataAAGCTgttgtgccttaccaaaaagctccagttttgtctcatctgttcccagaagctttgtggcttgtcaacatgcatttttgcaaattccagtctggcttttttatgatttcctttcaacagtggtgtcctccttggtcgtctcccatgaagtccactgtggctcaaacaaccacgaatggtgcgatctgacactgatggaccttgatctaggagttcacctttaatatctttggaggttgttctgggctctttggacatcaattttcctcttccggccacgtccagggaggttggctactgtcccgtgggtcttaaacctctgaataatatgtgccactgtcgtcacaggaacttcaagctgcttagagatggttttatagcctttacctttacaatgtttgtctataattttgtttctaatgtcctgggacagttctctccttcgctttctgttgtccatgttcagtgtggtacacaccttttcaccaaaaagcaacgtgactatttgtctccctttaaataggcagactgactgattctgggtttaaaaacagctgtgatgtcaattaaaggacatacctgagtccatcatgaccccctgggcaattagttctcagtcttttatggaggtaccatcatttttgtccagacctatttcattagttttttttttaaataattctgttaatgaaaaactcaaaagtaatggctgattttgaatatttaattttcaatacattttaatttattgttacttttgaacgtttcaagtcatttcagtgagcatagTGGACtatctttctttaactgaggggtacaaacaattttgtccaccactgtatccatcattcattcactcactcaTCATTCATACTTGGTCATGGGAAGCTACTGATTTAGCCACAGCTACCCTGACAGAGGCGAACAGCCCCTATTTGACCATCACTGGACATTCATACGATTTCACATACCAGTGGGGCCACTGGTATGTGAAATCTGAAGGTATGTGTATCTgaaggcagggagggtgaagtgtctgtTATTTGGTGCCCTGTTACAGTCAGTCAAATCATTTTATAATTTACCAAATAGACATGGACATTttgaagtataaaaaaaaaacaagtctttttttaaaggtagtTTATTTGACACGATGAGGTATTCTAATGAAGTTTACGgacaaaaatgttaataaaggttttaaaaatacaaaaataagtaTTAGTCACATTGGTTATTTTCTTATGCTAAAGATCTTCCTCGTAAACTGCATTAGTCTTCTTATACCCTTCCAAGATATAGTGTCAGTTTCATTAAACAGATTAaacgcttttcttttttttaaagaaatattagaGATATAACTTGGATACACAAAATACACACTTTCAGGTTAATATATTCAAACTGTATACATACGTTTAAAAAGCAagctttaataaaacattttgaatatatttttaaaaacatcgcTGTCTCACAgccaagttttattttaatgattaaCAGCTTTTGCAGattcaaagctaaaaacaaagcagttcaTTTAGTAATGTATATGGTTTGACAAAGTAAGAgcatttgacaaaaatgttgtaaaaccAAATAAGTgcttcatgcacatttttgaaCTGTGTTAGATTGATTTTATCAAGTATGAAACACTAAAACAGGGTCAAAGGTAAAACCTGTAAGTGAAGTATacaaatcaagttttttttcccataaagGTATGTTTTACTTTGctcaaaaatgaaagatgacTGGGTGCAGAACACTAGACAGTGTCTTCTTTGCTCTGAGCCTCTGCCACCGCTTTAGAAGCATGGTCAACATTGGAACTTTGTCCTCTATTTCCCACCCTGGcccttctctcctcctcttttttctctttggccAACAGCCGATAGTTAAGTCCCATTCCAGCAAACAGGAAGACACTGGAGACGATGAGGATGATCCCACAGCTCTGGTATGTGTACCTGTAATGATGGTAGATGTCTTTGAactttcctgaaaaaaaaaaaagtcaaaagttaAGTCTCTTTGGTTGTGTCCAACCTTGCCATTCAGGCAAATTTGTAAAACTGAATCTTTCCTGATGGGGAACTCACCCAGCAGCGGAGGCCCTAACAGTACTGGACCACATTCCACAATGGTGACCAGCCCAACAGCACTTGAGAAGCGCTGGGCCCCCACGAGATCCATCAAAGTCTCAAACAGCACTGAGCTCAGCCAGCCATAAGCGAATCCAAAAAAAATGGCGTAAATAACAAAGCCTGTGTAGTCAACAGATACAGGGGCCAAAACATGACACACACCATTGAGCAGTGCAGAGGCAGCAAAGTAGTATTGGATTCTGGGCCGAACCCACTTGGTACTAGCCACAAAGCCCATTGAAGGACGGGCAAACATGTCAACAAAAGCCAGCACAGAGAGTAAAAAAGCTGCCTTTTCCTTTGGTATGTCTTCACTCTTGGCATAATTAGAGAGAAACACTAGTGGTGCAAACAAGCCAAAAAACATTATAGAGTTGCCCAGGATGTAGAGCAAAAACCCACGGTGCTTAAACAAAGTGAGGTCAATGAAGCTGTTAATGGTCTGTGATACAGTCCTTCTCTCAGTGGTCTTCTCTGCTGGTTTTGGTTTTGGCCCTATAGGTCGCATGAGTGAGCCTGCAACACAGCAGTTAAGAAGCAGTCCTCCAAGAATCATAAAACTTCCTCTCCAGCCAAACTGGTCAAAGAACCAGGTGTTGAGAGGAGCCAAGGTAGAGAGAAAGACAGGACTTCCAGCCATGGCAATCCCATTAGCAATAGGACGTCTTTTGTAGAAGTACTTTCCAATCATAGTGAGGGCAGGGTTCAGGTTGAAAGCCAACCCCAAACCttgaggaataaaaaaaaaaatgaaaataaataaataatcaacagTAAAAATTCATTGTTCTACAACAGGGGTTTGCAACCTAAGGCTCCATAGCCACTCCAATGCCGGCTCTTTTGTCTCTTCATtctggctctttggctttaaagaaaaaatataaaaatgtaactaaaaatgggtttgtagttttggttaatttgttttagTAATTACGCTTGGTTTTATTATTAGAATACTCTAAAagctcattttcttcttctctgatgCACAACAGTATGTAGTTGCTTTTCAGAGACAAAGTTCTTAAAGTGATTGCatctagatttttttaaaaataggatTCTTCCCCAACAtagtcatttttacatttgataGAATAAGGAGAAAATGAGTTATTATGATAGAAAATGCCAAGattgattaaaatgttttgcatttttaattaagtCAGTCGATTTAATTTGACtcagtgtattttattttgaaaggaacttttatgtgctgctgtcataagtaaaatatttttatatataaataaatacaacaatgttataattctacttttgtaaatatttgaaaactaCATTTAGTAAATAAATGGCTTAAtggtcataaaaatgtaaataaagtctATTTTTCTAAAAGGGGAAGTGGGATTTTGCGGCTCAGCTGGACTAAATGgttcttttagtgttaaaggttgcagacccctgatctagaaaAAACTATGGCATTCTTTAACTAATGTGCGCAATTGCCTACGTAGTGTGCCTATGCTgaccaaacaaaaaatatatttgtatgaTCAAAATGTACTTACCTCCTATCACACCAATGCAGAAGTACAAGGCTGGAACAGAGTTGCAGAAAGAGGCAGCAACAAGTCCCACTCCGGATAGTAATCCTCCAGCCATCATGACAGGGCGACTGCCATATTTGTTAACCAAGATGCTGCTTATAGGGCctgtagtaaaataaataaaagaatatatagaaaatatatatattaaaaaaaaaaaattgcagtcaCTGCTTGCTAAAAGCTGACCACTGCCTTGAGCACACTTTAATATTTAACCACCAGGGGGCTCTGGTGCCACAGCTATGCTTGAGCACATTCAACCAACTTCTGCAATCATTTTGTGTCAGTACTGCAGTGCAGTGGAAGCGTTTTCATGCTATTAATAATTCCATCTGTCAGAAAAACCACAAACACTGCAAtgaaaaaatcatttgttcCGTCTGAGATTCATAAAAAttgacagaaaaataatttgtttggaAAATCTTTTCAAATGGAGTCCAAATGCATTTCAAATTATTAATGGATGTTTCTCAGGTCAGACATATAAACGTGGGGGTGTAtttcatatgtgtgtgtggtgtAGTGGTAGAGGGGGCACCACAGTTTGcatggaaaatacaaaaaaatggaaatcttGTTTTGGCAGGTTTGGCACCTGGTACTTATTTCAGAAGAAAAAgctgaatgaaaatggaataaatTAACTTAttaagatgcatgaatacaagATCTTGCATTAGTTCAAGAAAATTACTCtgacttgcagacaaataactAAGATGCATGCAGAGTTCAGGTCCCAAAACACTATTTCCATCTAGAGCTTATAACAACCAGTCTAAATGAGTGTGAGGATCCACATGGACGACACTTTTGCCTTCCTGCCAAATCTCTGTGGTCCCCAATGAACCTAAATGGAAACTGACAGCTTTTGTTTAGAGGTTGTCCAGACTCATTTGCCAGCACAGCGCAAGAAAAAGGGGTTTTAAATTGTAATGCAGGCTGTCTCAACACACACAATGAGTTCTTTCCTTCCATTTTGCTGAGGGTTACTTTATATATAAAGGTTGGAGGCAAACCAGTGTAGAATATTATGAGTGTAATGAATCAAAAATTGAAGGAGTTCAGAGGTATGCAACAGTAGGCTGTTAATGAACTTCACTTGTGCTCAGAATGCTTAAAACACAAATGAGAGCAGACTGTCACAGTTCTGACAaacatttcctcatttttattcTCATTCTTCCAGAAGAAATTCACCTGGAAATGCAGTTCAAAGCCCACAATTGTGCTCAGTTTCACATCCATCAAACAAATCAGTGAGGCTTCTGCCAAGTATGAGACAACAGAAGACAAGGAcattttatgaggaaaaaaaaaggtgatctATTAAAAGGACTGTATTTGTTTCTCTGTAAGGGCAAAGGTGAATGTCAACTACAGAACTAGGTCAAGGTTTGtcttgtgaaaaaaaactttcaggtcATACAAGGGTAGGTTTGTAACAAAAACCAATTTAATTAATATCTAACCTTGGATCAATTTGATATGGATTTCAGTTTTGTtatcaaaatgttaaaattgagGTTAAAAAGTCTTGGAGGGAAACCCACTGACCTCCTTTTACAGCATGCATGTCACTCAGCAGCTACTTGTTAGGGGAATGTGCTGCTGAACAATAAGCAGCATTGATTCCTTTAAGGGGAACATGACCCTTCCGTCAAGCAGTAATGAGGGTTCGGCTTGAATAAGATGTTTTACATGCCTTGGCAGTGTAATGCTGCTGAAAGTAAATAGACATGTGTAAGCTTTGTTTTCCCCAGATTTATGCAGTATGAAGGTTATTTTGAGCTGTTTCTGATCGCAAATGGTCAACTCCATGCACAACTCAGCAGATCTAGAAccaacttcattaaaaaaacacattttctgttctgtgttccaaatatttctttttcacacatattgtttgtttttcaacatttgaaCTGTTAAAGAGAACAGCGGTGTTTGGTTTTTGTGGCAGAAAGTGGCCTTTTTTCAGCGTATTGCTACCATTATTTAAGGTCTATTCAGGCACATGAATGGAGGTTTATTGTTATCCGATTGACTTAAGCCATGTCATATCATTTAACCCAATCACATATTTCTTCAGTGCAGGAACACCTCATAACTCCCTGCTGTTGTTCAACTTTCAAAGCACCAGGGGAATAATCTATGTGCTCACAAAAGCAAAACCTATTTGTGCACTCCGGAGAGATTATGTTGCAACAGCACTTCAATGCAAGAGATACAGTATTATTCTGAGTTTGAAAGTTTATTAATTGAGCGTGGACTCTCACTGTGAGGATCAGGGGCTTCTCTGTAGACAAAACAAGAGGGAGATGCTTCTGGGTAAGGCTGTATTTTAGCAGAAGACAAAGGATTGACTTCTAACCCAACACAGCAGGAATAAATCTTTTACGGTCATGCTAAGAGCCAGAAATTGATTCCATCTACAAATCTTCCTCAAGTGCTAAATGTCAAATGCAACCAAACCTCGCTGCTTGCAGTGTGGAGTTCAGCTCACCTCCGCCATACATGACTGCTAGCATGATAGATGAGATCCATGACACCTGGCTGCTTGTCACGTCGAAGATCACCTCAATTTCTTTGAAGAAGACAGTGATGCACTTGGGAAAGGCATAAGAGAAGCCGATAGAAATGAAGGCCCCAGTCACCACCATCCATCCCCAGCCACCTTCTGGTGGAGTGTAGCCTTCGGGACCACCAACGGCACACGGCATTTTccctctattaaaaaaaatctgtcagtggcagaaaaagacagcaaaaataataaacaccATCCATGTTTTTAGTTCAcacatatattttcaaaatgaagttaTAATTTAATTCTAAATCACacaaaattttttcttttttatttctttggtgGCTGTTTTGAATGCATCAAATGTTTGAACAgtacacaaaacaaaactaacatCTTTGGTCTTCTCAGTTTGGCTTTTTAGTACCAACACTAGCATGTTTGTagcaatttttattaataaattcaTCCTGCAAAATTTGGCATCATATACAATACGTAaaggttaatggccgacgaagtatgcgttattactttttaacgcacgccatggaagcctgaaccgtccgacgcgaagtgcgttaaaaagtaataacgcacacttcgaaggccattaaaccgcctataccatggtcacttacaaaagcaatacatataaaacagtttttagtccttaaatcttgtttttttttttttttcaatttggatcgcttttctcacaaaaagcagactatgtaacatatagtccgcgtcgcgcagcacaaccgctgcagtcaagattcggcgatacatatatatgctgatcgtcctgATGGGTCGaagaaagcatcagttcagagagaaagttcacctcttaccgcttgtttttgtccaaatggtTGTTGTatgtttggttgttttaaagaagccggcgcagtgatacaaaacagttatgctaggtgaccggaagttcttttttcaccgtgcggttatcaggttttaaagcatacccagcagccaatcagaatcgagtattcaaccggaccatggtataatttaGATTTATGAGCAAAAGgcattaaaaagatttttaactGCTTGAACTATACAGATTTAAAGTTTAATAGCTACTTCAGACTCATTCACTTGTTCATCTTGGTACAACTGCTTGGCTGAGAGGATGGGCTTTCACAAAAAATACAGGCAGTCTCTAGAACAGTCACATAGGTCTAGCTTTAATAgtattattattcttattattcttattcttatcatttttggttttatgtatttgtgtttttgctttttgaattgttttagaTACTTTTATTTACTGAGGTCTTTAGCTACTAAATTcccacagttttatttttttgcctaaTCATTATTGTCAACCAGCAGAGTCAAGTGAACTACGGTACTTCCGTGTTTACTTTGGCAAAACAATGCTGACACCTTTTTCCAAAGCAACACATGGACTGTTAGGTATCATGGAAAAAATTGTCATGATCATCTAAACCAAACAGTTGGCAAACAGGCTGCTAAAGCCAAGGAGTTACAGCCACCATACACCCTCATAACTTTGATCTCACTGTGAACAATGGTTAAAATAACCCAGTTGGTgaaaatattatgttttaaagccaAGCAGAGCTTGACTGGCTTGAATAGTCGGCATGGAGCTCTGAAAACTTATTGCACAAGCTAGTTATGTGCAGCAAGTAGTGCATATTTAATGTGGGTTAAAGACCTTTGGTTATTAGGTTGGGATTTTGGCTGCTGCTGTGCAGCTGTAAATGCATCCCTGCCTTATTCTAAAGATACTAaacacagtaaaagaaaaataacaactcTGTCTTTATGGGTCATGCTGGACAGCTTAGTATTCACATAGgtgaaactgtaaaaatattatGCAATACATAAAAAAGATTGTGTATGTACAATTGTTATTCTTTATATGACCAGTACTGTATTATGTGCATTGATGTAAGTGTTGCATTGGTAAActttaagcaaaaaaatcaaaaaaggaacagaaaaaatgtttaacatttgAGGAAATTGGGAAATTGCAAGAAGCTTGGATTTATAGATTTTCTAAGATCccataaaagctttttttagtgCAACACAAGAGTGGCAGTTAACAACATTTTGATGGTGTAAAAGCAAACAACTCATACCAGCACAGAATGCTTGAGACATGCTGTGTTAcctatattttgaaaaataagatTTCCTAAGTTTGCACACTGAGTAAATAATTAAGCACATTTGAACAGACTGAGCTCCAGTTAACATAGAAAAATTGTCAAAATGATGTTAAAACCTACATTTTCAATTTACGATTTAATCCTCCAGAGTAAAGTCAGAAAGAGTTTAGTTAAAACAATAGAGTTGATTCATTCAGGCCAGTTAGAGGACTGAAATATAAGACTCATCTGCAGAAGCATGTAACCCCTCATACTGTACAGGTCTAAATAAAGCACTTCAAGTGGGGAGCCCAAAAGTGCCACTTGACAGCACACATACCAGAATCGAGATGGGTCAGATAAAACGAGAACACAGGCACCGGCATAAAGGCGATTTTGTGTCTGAGGATAAAAAGTTTGGGATGTCTGAATAATATTAGGAACTCAAGACCCCCTGGTATCAGGGCGCTCTTTGTGATTTCAGGCAACAATGTTCctttatttatcaaaataataaccctgacaacaaaataaagaaatgaatcctaaaaaaaagacagtcatttttttactttccctTAAAAGTTGTTGttctttgaaaaagctttttttttttcttaaaataaaaaaaaatccttgactTCAAGTCAGGTATCTCACCTGAGAAAAAGTATCTTACCTCAGCAAAAGCTCTGGTACAAGGATGATGGAGCTGCTCTGTTTAtctgtataaaaaaaagtcagttaatgcaaagaaaaaaaaatcagtcaatcTGAATGTTTGAATATTTGCCACAGGGAAACAATATTGAAAGCAAATGCATGTCTGTAAAAGTTCAACATTCTTCAAATAACCTGTGCGTCTCTATCCAAGGTGTCAGTCCAAAAGTTGGATGGAGCTCCTGAGCTCTGTTTCCACTGAGTGCAGTAAAGCTGAACAGTCGACTGCATTCACTTTCTAGATCAAACAGCTGCATGACCTGGACACAATGGCTACAAGGTGGAGTCGGAAAAGTTCTTATTGGCCATAAGTGCCAGGCCCCTTACAAAGCTTTCTCCTCCCATCTATTATGTGCTTTGCACAAAACAAGCTAGTTTGTGGCGCAGCATCACAACAGTCTAAAGAAGTCTGCAGTCCATGGTGATTTGGTCATAGACCGGtaagtttataaataaaagtctcACCTTCCTCTTTTACCAAACAACAATCGTGGCTAACCTCCAAATCCAAAGCAATGAGTTTTATAACACTTCAAGGGTAAGTGTTTGTTACAGCTTTTTATAccacggtccgggtgaatactagATCAAACAGCTGCATGACCTGGACACAATGGCTACAAGGTGGAGTCGGACAAGTTCTTATTGGCTATAAGTGCCAAGCCCCTT
The nucleotide sequence above comes from Oryzias latipes chromosome 5, ASM223467v1. Encoded proteins:
- the slc16a1 gene encoding monocarboxylate transporter 1; translation: MPCAVGGPEGYTPPEGGWGWMVVTGAFISIGFSYAFPKCITVFFKEIEVIFDVTSSQVSWISSIMLAVMYGGGPISSILVNKYGSRPVMMAGGLLSGVGLVAASFCNSVPALYFCIGVIGGLGLAFNLNPALTMIGKYFYKRRPIANGIAMAGSPVFLSTLAPLNTWFFDQFGWRGSFMILGGLLLNCCVAGSLMRPIGPKPKPAEKTTERRTVSQTINSFIDLTLFKHRGFLLYILGNSIMFFGLFAPLVFLSNYAKSEDIPKEKAAFLLSVLAFVDMFARPSMGFVASTKWVRPRIQYYFAASALLNGVCHVLAPVSVDYTGFVIYAIFFGFAYGWLSSVLFETLMDLVGAQRFSSAVGLVTIVECGPVLLGPPLLGKFKDIYHHYRYTYQSCGIILIVSSVFLFAGMGLNYRLLAKEKKEEERRARVGNRGQSSNVDHASKAVAEAQSKEDTV